A region from the Mucilaginibacter sp. CSA2-8R genome encodes:
- a CDS encoding pectinesterase family protein → MKKFFFLLSFITGVCQMIAAQTRIVVNQDGSGTYKTVQEAIDHIPSHNTKPIEIFVKNGIYQERVVIDSTKNFVSLIGEDKDKTIITFNNHAGMTLPSGNRMGTPESASFFIYAHDFTARNITFKNDAGFTAGQAVAVLAHGDRLTFNHCRLIGFQDVLYTEGERSRQYYQDCYIEGTTDFIFGPSIAVFNRCHIHSKKNSHVTAASTSESKPYGYVFLNCRLTADTALHGVSLGRPWKPYASVAYIRCYLGPHIIAGGWNNWSNPDNEKTARFAEYKSTGPSANADARVKWSRQLNKKEAGQYTVKNILAGSDGWIPTVSN, encoded by the coding sequence ATGAAAAAATTCTTTTTTCTGCTCTCATTTATAACTGGGGTTTGCCAGATGATTGCCGCACAAACCCGTATAGTGGTTAACCAGGATGGCAGTGGCACTTATAAAACCGTGCAGGAAGCGATTGACCATATACCCTCGCATAATACTAAACCCATAGAGATATTTGTAAAAAACGGCATTTACCAGGAACGCGTTGTGATTGATTCAACCAAAAATTTTGTGAGTTTGATTGGTGAAGATAAAGACAAAACCATAATTACCTTTAACAACCACGCCGGCATGACCCTACCTTCGGGTAATAGGATGGGAACACCGGAGTCGGCGTCGTTCTTTATTTATGCGCACGATTTTACCGCCCGAAATATCACCTTTAAGAATGATGCCGGGTTTACCGCAGGGCAGGCTGTGGCTGTTTTAGCTCATGGCGACCGGCTTACGTTTAACCATTGCCGTTTAATTGGGTTTCAGGATGTATTGTATACCGAGGGCGAACGGAGCCGCCAGTACTACCAAGACTGTTACATTGAAGGCACTACTGATTTCATATTCGGGCCGTCGATAGCTGTTTTTAACCGATGCCATATTCACAGCAAAAAGAACTCACATGTGACGGCTGCTTCAACGTCCGAGAGTAAGCCATACGGTTATGTTTTTCTGAATTGCAGGCTTACAGCAGATACCGCCTTGCACGGGGTGTCGCTTGGACGGCCCTGGAAGCCTTATGCCAGCGTCGCTTATATCCGTTGCTACTTAGGACCACACATTATTGCGGGCGGATGGAACAACTGGTCAAATCCAGATAATGAAAAGACAGCTCGCTTTGCTGAGTACAAAAGTACCGGCCCAAGTGCAAACGCGGATGCCCGCGTAAAATGGTCGCGGCAATTAAACAAAAAAGAAGCCGGCCAGTATACCGTTAAAAATATACTGGCCGGCTCAGATGGTTGGATACCTACAGTATCCAATTGA
- a CDS encoding LytTR family DNA-binding domain-containing protein: protein MTTCYIIDDESHAINILNSYINQTPGLELIGSNDNPVNALQEISALQPDIVFTDIEMPLLSGTEVSKHFDKKIKIVFTTAHPGFALEAFELGSYDYLLKPIKYQRFLQCIQRLKPPDAEQKQNVDNAESPKHIYVQSGTKGQMARIMLEDILYIESLNNYIIIHMPDNKHIVYLTLKEILLTLPESTFSRIHKSIIINDNKIRFIEGNQVIIQDKLKLTIGNSYREYFFNKIAKSILKRRIIN, encoded by the coding sequence ATGACTACCTGTTATATTATTGATGACGAAAGTCATGCTATCAATATTTTAAACAGTTATATAAATCAAACACCGGGCTTAGAACTGATAGGAAGTAATGATAACCCGGTAAATGCCCTACAAGAGATTTCGGCGTTGCAGCCAGACATCGTATTTACGGACATTGAAATGCCTCTATTATCGGGCACAGAAGTAAGTAAACACTTTGATAAAAAAATTAAAATAGTTTTTACCACAGCCCATCCCGGTTTTGCACTTGAAGCTTTTGAACTCGGCAGTTATGATTATTTGCTTAAACCAATCAAATACCAACGCTTTTTACAATGTATACAGCGCCTCAAACCACCTGACGCAGAACAAAAACAGAACGTCGATAATGCCGAATCGCCTAAGCATATTTATGTACAGTCGGGCACAAAAGGCCAAATGGCCAGAATTATGCTGGAGGATATCCTCTACATCGAAAGCTTAAATAATTACATCATAATCCATATGCCCGATAACAAGCATATTGTTTATCTTACGCTTAAAGAAATACTGCTTACTCTGCCTGAGTCAACTTTTAGCCGGATACACAAATCTATTATCATCAACGATAATAAAATACGATTTATTGAGGGCAACCAAGTCATTATTCAAGACAAATTGAAACTAACCATTGGTAACAGTTATCGGGAATATTTTTTTAACAAAATCGCTAAAAGCATTTTGAAAAGACGAATTATAAATTAA
- a CDS encoding histidine kinase codes for MNKKQTVLIHSIVWLMFIAYEVSFVWAVSPYVSTFLDYSLHYTANILLFYTNAWCLAYSIRTTNKSFYYSCLIAVVIICYFMLQYLINEILIYQGMSKPITSVKHFLLLGGYRAFYMLCLSFGYWFFTHSVETSIKITKLRTRQLVQNKKKAELERTLFKTRNAYLQSQINPHLLFNTLNFLYNSVYHISEKSAEGIMLLSDLMRYSLTELGTDGKVELTKEIENIETVIAINQLRFDQKLQVNLITSGELDNKRLIPLILLTFVENIFKHGIILNTHFPAEIKINVHDGALSFSASNHVNPAGTNKQGFEIGIVNTRTRLNAAYPEKHRLKVTQTDHLYTVDLFIQLD; via the coding sequence ATGAATAAAAAACAAACTGTATTAATTCACAGCATCGTATGGCTGATGTTCATTGCATACGAGGTGTCTTTCGTTTGGGCGGTTAGCCCTTACGTTTCTACTTTTTTAGATTATTCTCTGCACTATACTGCCAACATTTTGTTATTTTATACTAATGCCTGGTGCTTAGCTTACAGCATTCGCACCACAAACAAAAGCTTCTACTATAGTTGCCTTATTGCTGTTGTAATTATCTGTTACTTTATGCTGCAATATCTTATCAATGAAATACTGATATATCAAGGCATGTCTAAACCTATTACTTCTGTAAAACATTTTTTGTTATTAGGAGGTTACCGGGCCTTTTATATGCTTTGCCTTAGTTTTGGCTACTGGTTTTTTACACACTCGGTAGAAACAAGTATTAAAATTACTAAGCTCAGAACCCGCCAGCTTGTTCAGAATAAAAAGAAAGCAGAACTCGAAAGAACGCTATTTAAAACCCGCAATGCTTATTTACAATCGCAGATAAATCCGCACTTACTTTTTAACACTTTAAATTTTTTGTACAACTCCGTTTACCACATTTCTGAAAAAAGTGCAGAGGGAATTATGCTGCTTTCTGACCTAATGCGCTATTCGCTCACCGAATTAGGTACTGACGGCAAAGTAGAATTAACTAAAGAAATTGAAAACATCGAAACAGTAATTGCCATCAACCAGCTCCGCTTTGATCAAAAATTGCAAGTTAACCTCATTACGAGTGGTGAATTAGATAATAAAAGGCTCATTCCGTTGATTTTACTGACCTTCGTCGAAAACATTTTTAAGCACGGCATTATTTTAAACACTCATTTTCCGGCCGAAATTAAAATTAACGTCCATGATGGCGCTTTGTCTTTTTCGGCAAGCAATCACGTTAATCCGGCGGGTACTAATAAGCAGGGATTCGAGATAGGTATTGTAAATACCCGTACCAGACTCAACGCTGCTTACCCTGAAAAACATAGGTTAAAGGTAACCCAAACAGACCATTTGTATACTGTTGATCTGTTTATACAGCTTGACTGA